The Prionailurus viverrinus isolate Anna chromosome B2, UM_Priviv_1.0, whole genome shotgun sequence genome contains the following window.
tctctctctgcccccaaaataaataaacgttgaaaaaaaaaaaaaaattagaaataaagaagttaaagagaGGAGCATGAAAATTACCCTTCTGTAACAGTTACTGTTGACATCGGTTTTATCTTATTTCCTTCtctacagttgaggaaactgaggtagggAAACCTCAGGTAACTTCCCAAAGTCACGGAGCTACAGCGTAGCAGAGTCGGGACTTGAGCCCACGGTGTAGACCGAGCCCGTCCCACCAGGCTGTTGTGAGGTCTCAGGGGACCGGTGCATGCCAAGGGGGCCCCCTGGATGCAGGGCTCTGGGAAAGGAGGGGCGCTCAGCAGGGGAAGAGGCCGGTTTCTACACTGTCCTTGTGCGTGTGGGGCAGGATGGAGCCTAGGCCGGAGCCCAACGCCACGTTCACCTCCGGGCTCACAGCCACACCTGAGCGACTGCTCCGTCTCGTCTTTGCCGGAGTCTGCGGCCTCATCCTGCTGGTGGGGCTGGTGGCCAACGGGCTCATGCTGGTGGTGGTGGGCCGGGCCTCAGGCGCCCCCCGTCCGCTCCTCGCCCTGACCAACAGCCTCATGGTGAACATCACGCTGTCCGACCTGCTCTTCCTGGCCTGCGTGGTGCCCGTGCTGCTGCTCAGCTTCCTGCGGCCCCACTGGTGGCTGGGCCCCGTCCTCTGCACTGCCAGCCAGGCCACCAACAATGCCACCATGTTCTGTACCTTCTACAGCATGGTGGCCACGGCTCTTCTGCGCCACGTGGCCGTGGCCTGGCCCGACGTGGCCCTCCCGTCTGGCCGGGGCGCCCGCCTGCTGCTCTGTGGGGCCGCGTGGGTCCTGGGCCTCACTGCATCATTGCCTACCTGGCTGTTCCAGAGGGTGGTCGTGGAGGAGGGGGCCGTGGGGGCCCCGGCCTGCCTCTTGCTCCTGAGCCCTGCCCAGGCCTCCTGCTACTTCAGCCTGCTGGGAGCCCTGGCCTTCCTGCCTTGTACGCTGGGGCTGGGCTGCTCTTTCGGCCACGTGGGCTGGCTCCTGCGGACACGGCCCCGTGGCCCCAGCGGGGAGAGCGTCCGGGAGCACCAGGAGAACGCAGGGCTCATCCTTGTGGTGCTGGTGGTCTTCGTGCTGATGTGGgggccctgctctgtgctgggctaCGTGGCAGCCGTGGGCGGCCTGCCTGCCACGCCGGGGGCTTTCGTGGCGTCCAGCCTCTGCACCATCCTGGCCTATTCCAACTGTGCCGTCAGCCCCATCCTCTGCTTCTACCTCTCCCGCCCCTTCCGGGCAGGGCTCAGGGACCTCTTCTGCAGGCCAAgggcagccaggcaccctgggggTGTGGGCGGGGCCGGTATGGTGATGGAGAGCATCCAGCCTGGCCTCAACCCAGGTCCCGGGAGGCCTCTGGGGTCTGGCGAGGGTCTGAGAAGATAGGCTGACGGGAGGGCTGAGAGTCAAGAGAGATGGGAAGACCCTTAGCGACGTTAGAGCCGGTCCCCTCCATTTTGCCAGTGgggaccctgagatccagagaggGCAGGTGGCCCAGCAAAGGTGAGACAGCAACCAAAATGGCAACTAGGTTGATGCTCCCATTCCACCTTGGGACTCAGATACCTGTAGGCTCTACTACTTTCTAGTGGTGTGACCCTGAACAAGTCCCTTAACCTCTCCATGGCTCCGTCttctcatctggaaagtgggatAATGGTAGCACCTTCTTCACAGGGTTGTTATAAAGATACTTGTAACACACATAGAGTGCTCAGAACACCTGCTGCTTCATAAGTGCATATGAGTGTTGGTCATCGCGATTATTAtcgtcattttatttttattaattcaggGGCACTTGAAGGGAGTGGACAAGTGATCGGTAAAGGGACTTCCAAAGGCATAAGTGTGGAGGGGAATGACCTGGGGAATGACAGTCCAGGGTCCTTAATCCTGAGGGCCGGTGGAGCAAATAGGGGTGAGGAGGGAAGACAGCTGCACCCGGGGTGGGAGCCCAGAGGCCAGGAGAGCCTTTCagctgcctctccctcctctgcctgccctcTCCTAGCTCAGTCACACACACCTCTCAGCCCCACGAGGGAACACAAAGTCAACCTTTGTGCCGTGACTTTCTGAAcgccctcctttcttctctgtggtttccttcctctctccagagAAATGAAAGGTCCCCACCTCTCCTACCCAACCTCCTCTGAGAAGCTCCCAAACTCCACGCCCTGCCTCTGGCCTCCCGGTAGCAGGCCTCAGTCTTCTGTGTTAGTGGTGGAACCAGGGAGGTGATCTCTACTTGAAGTCCTAAGACAGAATGTTCAACGTTTTCTGCTTGGTAACAGTGTTacagctaaacacacacacacactctctctctctctctgactccatGGTCAAAAAGCTTTCGAAACACTGGATTGAACCAAGTTAAACTGGTCTCTTTGCTGCAGGACTTATCAGAGCCTTGAATGCTCCAAAGGCCACTGGGATTCTCTGAGAGGGGCTCAGAGTAGGCAGTTCCCCAAAATCCATGCCAAAAAACCAATGTTTCATGGGCCATACCTTGAGAAATAACCCAGGAGAGAAGCTACAGTGTCAAGCTCAGTAAAGATGCACTTGGCCCCCCTTGGGCAGTGGCTCTGAGACTTGATTCCCCTGCCAGGTGGGCATCTCTGCTTGACGCTTTCCCACAGACGTCCAAGGTGAGGCAAAATGGGTCACTGGTTATGGGAACTTCCCTCTTCCCAAGCTATGACCCCACCCGGTACCCACTCCAAGCACATCGG
Protein-coding sequences here:
- the LOC125166433 gene encoding galanin receptor type 1-like, whose protein sequence is MEPRPEPNATFTSGLTATPERLLRLVFAGVCGLILLVGLVANGLMLVVVGRASGAPRPLLALTNSLMVNITLSDLLFLACVVPVLLLSFLRPHWWLGPVLCTASQATNNATMFCTFYSMVATALLRHVAVAWPDVALPSGRGARLLLCGAAWVLGLTASLPTWLFQRVVVEEGAVGAPACLLLLSPAQASCYFSLLGALAFLPCTLGLGCSFGHVGWLLRTRPRGPSGESVREHQENAGLILVVLVVFVLMWGPCSVLGYVAAVGGLPATPGAFVASSLCTILAYSNCAVSPILCFYLSRPFRAGLRDLFCRPRAARHPGGVGGAGMVMESIQPGLNPGPGRPLGSGEGLRR